The Croceicoccus marinus genome contains a region encoding:
- a CDS encoding efflux RND transporter periplasmic adaptor subunit, with the protein MGGCSGSEPDRAPDPVPVIAEPLQFLPRNTETELVGSARASTSAELFPETGGRVTGVMFSAGDYVRKGEPLVQLDARRERLAVDAAEVQLREADQLLGRYRRIEDTGAISESQIEAGETALASARVALQQARTELADRTIRAPFSGHIGLTEIDVGNRVNDSTPIAQLDQRSTMFVDFSAPETVFSSLRPGETVQLVPFAQPDREVQATIVATDSRVSQDSRDFIVRAKLANPGDSLRPGMSFRVTVDRRGDPSPAVPEEAIVWGGEGSHLFVVREGKASRVPVTITARRDGRAFVDGRLTRGDRVIVEGVQKVRDGQEIRLVTPAGAPASKATLRPAEAGNGE; encoded by the coding sequence ATGGGCGGATGTTCAGGCTCCGAACCCGACCGCGCGCCCGATCCGGTTCCGGTCATAGCCGAGCCGCTGCAATTCCTTCCCCGGAATACCGAGACCGAGCTGGTCGGATCGGCGCGGGCATCGACCAGCGCGGAACTGTTTCCCGAAACCGGCGGCAGGGTGACGGGCGTGATGTTCTCGGCGGGCGACTATGTCCGCAAGGGCGAACCGCTCGTCCAGCTGGACGCACGGCGCGAGAGGCTGGCAGTCGACGCGGCCGAGGTGCAATTGCGCGAGGCGGACCAGCTGCTGGGCCGCTATCGCCGGATCGAGGATACCGGCGCGATTTCCGAAAGCCAGATCGAGGCGGGCGAAACCGCGCTGGCCTCTGCGCGGGTGGCGTTGCAGCAGGCGCGCACCGAACTGGCCGATCGCACGATCCGCGCCCCGTTCTCGGGCCATATCGGCCTGACGGAGATCGACGTCGGCAACCGGGTCAACGATTCGACCCCCATCGCCCAGCTGGACCAGCGCAGCACGATGTTCGTCGATTTCTCCGCGCCCGAAACCGTGTTCAGTTCGCTGCGGCCGGGTGAGACCGTGCAGCTTGTGCCCTTCGCGCAGCCCGACCGGGAAGTGCAGGCGACCATCGTCGCCACCGACAGCCGGGTTTCGCAGGACAGCCGCGATTTCATCGTGCGCGCCAAGCTGGCCAATCCGGGCGACAGCCTGCGCCCGGGCATGAGCTTTCGCGTCACCGTCGACCGGCGCGGCGATCCCAGTCCCGCCGTGCCTGAGGAAGCCATCGTCTGGGGCGGCGAGGGTTCGCACCTGTTCGTCGTGCGAGAGGGCAAGGCGAGCCGCGTCCCCGTCACCATCACCGCCCGGCGCGACGGCAGGGCGTTCGTCGACGGCCGCCTGACGCGCGGTGACCGGGTGATCGTCGAAGGCGTGCAGAAGGTGCGCGACGGGCAGGAAATCCGCCTTGTCACGCCCGCAGGCGCCCCGGCCAGCAAGGCCACGCTGCGCCCTGCGGAAGCCGGCAATGGAGAATAG
- a CDS encoding DUF418 domain-containing protein: MGLSWRWVMPSAYRSASMNWACCRRANTGRASAAAGRTYQASRLAMVFGHLGLVMCVVRLGVLRRLQRGFAAAGQMALTNYIAQTLICIALFYDFGFGLYRRFERYQLYLIVLAIAAVQMAWSLVWLRHFRFGPLEWVWRSLTYLQRQPMARGQALAGAPLQAT, encoded by the coding sequence ATGGGCTTGTCATGGCGATGGGTTATGCCATCGGCATACCGCTCGGCATCTATGAACTGGGCCTGCTGCAGGCGGGCGAATACGGGCCGGGCCTCGGCCGCGGCGGGGCGGACCTATCAGGCCAGCCGGCTGGCGATGGTGTTCGGCCATCTGGGGCTGGTCATGTGCGTTGTCAGGCTGGGCGTGCTCAGGCGGCTGCAGCGCGGGTTTGCCGCGGCGGGCCAGATGGCGCTGACCAATTATATCGCGCAGACGCTGATCTGCATCGCGCTGTTCTATGACTTCGGCTTCGGCCTGTATCGCCGGTTCGAGCGTTATCAGCTCTATCTGATCGTGCTGGCCATCGCGGCGGTGCAGATGGCCTGGAGCCTCGTGTGGCTGCGTCACTTCCGGTTCGGCCCGCTCGAATGGGTGTGGCGATCGCTGACCTATCTGCAGCGCCAGCCCATGGCTCGCGGGCAAGCGCTTGCAGGCGCGCCGCTGCAGGCGACATAG
- a CDS encoding UrcA family protein — protein MKKGLLVLAACAMASSAAAATTDPFVEETATLRLDGLDLSTVDGQQRLAIRMDDAARAVCGDRLTHVHLAVAAQARECQTAVKADIRSQIEERMAAKASPARLASSR, from the coding sequence ATGAAGAAAGGCCTTTTGGTCCTGGCCGCTTGCGCCATGGCAAGTTCGGCTGCCGCCGCCACCACAGATCCCTTTGTCGAGGAAACCGCCACGCTTCGGCTTGACGGGCTGGACCTGTCGACCGTCGACGGGCAGCAGCGTCTGGCAATCCGCATGGACGATGCCGCTCGCGCGGTCTGCGGCGATCGACTGACCCATGTGCACCTGGCCGTCGCCGCACAGGCGCGCGAATGCCAGACCGCGGTCAAGGCGGACATTCGTTCGCAGATCGAGGAACGCATGGCGGCCAAGGCATCGCCGGCACGGCTTGCGTCCAGCCGCTGA
- a CDS encoding tetratricopeptide repeat-containing sulfotransferase family protein yields MTSDAQARAALKRGDLNAAAASAKALVAAEPDRPEGYFLLGIVAAEAGQIAKAVPLIQAAVDRGPQAEHLAQLARLLILLRRDGEAADAARRAIALGPADARSSDTIGCVLARLGDHEASLAPFTAAVEAEPGNLDYRYNLAAACGFTGREEDARRHYEAILAADPGNARAHYALAILSRQTVQANHLPRLKTALVNADRPDDALRIRYALAKELEDIGDPEAFAHLSAANAEHKRKLGYDFAHDAAIFDAVEALFTGSTLASGAGDPDPSPIFIVGMPRTGTTLVDRILSSHREVQSAGELQAMPLSVKRLAGTRSRTIVDPDTIRASAAVDPAAIGAAYLKQASHHRTGHAPRFTDKLPANFLYVGHIARALLGARIVCLRRNPMDTVWSNYKNLFASQSAYYAYSYDLMDIARYYARFDRLMALWDRLYPGRVLQLSYESLVADQEAQTRLLLDHCGLGWDEACLSFHRNTSAVATPSAAQVRRPLNADGVGKWRTHREGLEPIRCWLAQQGFDVPQ; encoded by the coding sequence ATGACCAGCGACGCACAAGCAAGGGCGGCGCTGAAGCGCGGCGACCTGAATGCTGCGGCGGCCTCGGCAAAGGCGCTAGTCGCGGCCGAGCCCGACCGACCCGAAGGCTATTTCCTGCTTGGCATCGTCGCAGCCGAAGCGGGCCAGATCGCCAAGGCCGTGCCCCTGATCCAGGCCGCCGTAGACCGCGGCCCGCAGGCAGAGCATCTTGCCCAGCTTGCCCGTTTGCTGATCCTGCTGCGCCGCGACGGCGAGGCAGCCGATGCTGCGCGCCGCGCCATCGCTCTGGGACCTGCGGACGCGCGAAGCAGTGACACGATCGGCTGCGTACTGGCCCGGCTCGGCGATCACGAGGCATCCCTCGCCCCCTTCACCGCAGCGGTCGAGGCGGAACCTGGCAATCTCGACTATCGCTACAATCTGGCGGCGGCCTGCGGCTTCACCGGACGGGAAGAGGATGCGCGCCGGCATTACGAAGCGATCCTGGCCGCCGATCCCGGCAACGCCCGCGCGCATTATGCGCTGGCCATCCTGTCGCGCCAGACCGTGCAGGCCAATCATTTGCCCCGGCTGAAGACCGCGCTCGTCAATGCGGATAGGCCGGACGACGCGCTGCGCATCCGCTATGCGCTGGCCAAGGAGTTGGAGGATATCGGAGATCCCGAAGCCTTCGCGCATCTCTCTGCCGCGAATGCCGAGCACAAGCGCAAGCTGGGCTATGATTTCGCACATGATGCCGCGATCTTCGACGCGGTCGAGGCGCTGTTCACCGGCAGCACGCTTGCGTCGGGGGCGGGCGATCCTGATCCCTCGCCGATCTTCATCGTCGGCATGCCGCGGACCGGCACCACTTTGGTCGACCGTATCCTGTCATCGCACCGCGAGGTGCAATCGGCAGGCGAGCTTCAGGCGATGCCGCTGTCGGTCAAGCGTCTGGCTGGAACACGATCACGCACCATCGTCGATCCGGACACGATCCGGGCGAGCGCCGCGGTCGATCCCGCCGCCATCGGCGCCGCCTATCTGAAGCAGGCGAGCCATCATCGCACCGGCCATGCCCCGCGCTTCACCGACAAGCTGCCAGCCAATTTCCTCTATGTCGGCCATATCGCCCGCGCCTTGCTCGGTGCGCGCATCGTGTGCCTGCGGCGCAATCCGATGGACACGGTCTGGAGCAACTACAAGAACCTGTTTGCCAGCCAGTCCGCCTATTACGCCTATTCCTACGATCTGATGGACATTGCCCGCTATTACGCGCGCTTCGACCGGCTGATGGCCTTGTGGGACCGGCTTTATCCGGGGCGCGTCCTGCAATTGTCCTATGAAAGCCTGGTGGCGGACCAGGAAGCGCAGACCCGCCTGCTGCTGGATCACTGCGGGCTTGGCTGGGACGAGGCTTGCCTGTCGTTTCACCGGAATACATCGGCCGTCGCCACCCCCAGCGCCGCACAGGTCCGGCGCCCGCTCAATGCCGACGGCGTGGGCAAATGGCGCACGCACCGCGAAGGGCTTGAACCCATCCGCTGCTGGCTGGCGCAGCAGGGTTTCGACGTTCCCCAATGA
- a CDS encoding TonB-dependent receptor has product MNYCATLRLGLLSATMLTGGAFATQAAAQDAMDAPTETAETYDENAIIVTGTRRSTTIQDTPINISAIGQEELQAQRIDDVRDIADFTPGMTILDTGPGSSGSIVLRGLSASGVDDFGANYDDALGIYLGETPLYYDFKLIDIDRVETLLGPQGTLYGLGTLAGAIRYIPNRPNTDVIEGEVHVRGTTKSHSDDFGYQGDFVLNLPIVRDHIAFRTATGYYFDPGFIDYTRLVREPGVSLPQPSGPDGVNREDFATDLTRREDLNFERTFTSRNQLLLQTSEDLKLTLTYAYQKTDTDGSQSNSFGVLGTGKYENASRFIEPITRQAHLGSAELNANVADIFDVVATGAYTEVLFEGQADVTDLLLDLDYDYELFPAFAGYTDSDTKREQWNGEVRFVSRHEGPLSWVLGGFYNENKFQSDYAERIPNHPWVDPETNPEALEYVSYITSKVTEKAVFGEATFQIIPQWQVTAGTRYFDYDSEIQGAAALPVLGDPLSPYDLPANGGEAGQDGWVWKFNTSFEVTPDILLYGTYSKGYRIGGPNRVAPCPADVQPGQQIICALPDELQYGPDETKNIDIGVRTQLLNRMLTFNFNVYHIEWDGIQVDSATLYGATGITVNGGAAKSQGFETSFQLRPIPELSIQGTYSYTDAKLTEDVEGILTIRETPGDYSNRFDQLDALDGDRLPGSAKNSGTLGATYIMPLPDGDVTANWTAVYRGNVVTRLGYDRAYGDKLPSFVTHRASLGYENDRFGVSLFADNIFDNFAIVSVANDRSRIGVNDGVAVRYYRQVVLNPRTVGIEGRIRF; this is encoded by the coding sequence ATGAATTATTGCGCGACATTACGCTTGGGTCTTCTTTCTGCGACAATGCTGACGGGCGGTGCCTTCGCAACCCAAGCGGCCGCGCAGGACGCCATGGATGCGCCGACCGAAACGGCGGAAACCTATGACGAGAACGCGATCATCGTGACCGGCACCCGCCGCAGCACGACGATCCAGGACACGCCGATCAACATCTCGGCCATCGGCCAGGAGGAGCTGCAGGCGCAGCGGATCGACGACGTTCGCGATATAGCCGATTTCACGCCGGGCATGACCATTCTCGACACCGGTCCGGGTTCGTCGGGTTCGATCGTGCTGCGCGGCCTCAGCGCTTCGGGCGTCGATGATTTTGGTGCGAACTATGACGACGCGCTCGGCATCTACCTTGGCGAGACGCCGCTCTATTACGATTTCAAGCTCATCGACATCGACCGCGTCGAGACGCTGCTCGGTCCCCAGGGTACGCTCTACGGTCTGGGCACTCTGGCGGGCGCGATCCGCTATATCCCGAACCGCCCCAACACCGACGTGATCGAGGGCGAGGTTCACGTCCGCGGCACCACCAAATCGCACAGCGACGACTTCGGCTACCAGGGCGACTTCGTGCTCAACCTGCCGATCGTGCGCGACCATATCGCGTTCCGCACGGCGACGGGCTATTACTTCGACCCCGGCTTCATCGACTATACGCGGCTGGTGCGCGAACCCGGCGTCTCGCTGCCGCAGCCCAGCGGCCCCGACGGCGTCAACCGCGAGGATTTCGCAACCGACCTGACCAGGCGTGAGGATCTCAACTTCGAGCGGACCTTCACCAGCCGCAACCAGCTGCTGCTGCAGACCAGCGAAGACCTGAAGCTGACCCTGACCTACGCCTATCAGAAGACCGACACCGACGGATCGCAGTCGAACAGCTTCGGCGTGCTGGGCACCGGAAAGTACGAGAACGCCAGCCGCTTCATCGAGCCGATCACGCGCCAGGCGCATCTGGGCAGCGCCGAACTGAACGCCAATGTCGCGGACATCTTCGACGTCGTCGCCACCGGCGCCTATACCGAGGTGCTGTTCGAGGGGCAGGCCGACGTCACCGACCTGCTGCTCGACCTCGACTACGACTACGAGCTGTTCCCGGCCTTCGCGGGCTACACCGACTCCGACACCAAGCGCGAGCAGTGGAACGGCGAGGTTCGCTTCGTTTCGCGTCACGAGGGTCCGCTCAGCTGGGTTCTGGGCGGCTTCTACAACGAGAACAAGTTCCAGAGCGATTATGCCGAGCGCATTCCGAACCACCCGTGGGTCGATCCGGAGACCAATCCCGAAGCGCTGGAATATGTCAGCTACATCACTTCGAAGGTGACCGAGAAGGCGGTCTTCGGCGAGGCCACCTTCCAGATCATCCCGCAGTGGCAGGTGACCGCCGGCACGCGCTATTTCGACTATGATTCCGAAATCCAGGGCGCGGCTGCGCTGCCGGTGCTGGGCGATCCGCTAAGCCCCTATGACCTGCCTGCCAACGGCGGCGAAGCCGGGCAGGACGGCTGGGTGTGGAAGTTCAACACCTCGTTCGAAGTCACGCCCGACATCCTGCTCTATGGAACATACAGCAAGGGGTACCGCATCGGCGGCCCGAACCGCGTCGCGCCTTGCCCCGCCGACGTCCAGCCCGGCCAGCAGATCATCTGCGCCCTGCCGGACGAGCTGCAGTACGGGCCCGACGAGACCAAGAACATCGATATCGGCGTCCGCACCCAGTTGCTGAACCGGATGCTGACGTTCAACTTCAACGTCTATCACATCGAATGGGACGGCATTCAGGTGGATTCGGCCACGCTCTACGGCGCGACCGGGATCACCGTGAATGGCGGCGCGGCCAAGTCGCAGGGCTTCGAGACCTCGTTCCAGCTTCGACCCATTCCCGAACTGTCGATCCAGGGCACCTATTCCTATACCGACGCCAAGCTGACCGAGGATGTCGAGGGTATCCTGACCATCCGCGAGACACCGGGCGATTATTCCAACCGGTTCGACCAGCTCGACGCGCTTGACGGGGATCGCCTGCCGGGTTCGGCAAAGAATTCGGGCACCCTGGGCGCGACCTATATCATGCCGCTGCCCGACGGGGACGTCACGGCCAACTGGACCGCTGTGTATCGCGGGAACGTGGTGACCCGCCTTGGCTACGACCGGGCCTATGGCGACAAGCTGCCCAGCTTCGTCACCCACCGCGCCTCGCTCGGCTATGAGAACGACCGTTTTGGCGTCAGCCTGTTCGCCGACAACATCTTCGACAATTTTGCGATCGTCTCGGTCGCGAACGATCGGTCGCGGATCGGCGTGAACGACGGCGTGGCGGTCCGCTATTACCGCCAGGTCGTGCTGAACCCGCGCACCGTGGGGATCGAGGGGCGCATCCGCTTCTGA
- a CDS encoding sterol desaturase family protein, with protein MDQPQGSDTSTTSAAQAHAAAGTSPDATGRGMVSTALVNLIPPATLAAVICFWGFAPNAWVEAPYTLVIVAVAIMAWIQGLEWVAERHEGWRINRRELATDVFYTVLMYTVIGWVATKVAEEPLMALKERLGIATPWLMELPFLVQALMVILLVEFGQYWMHRLMHNVYPLWLTHAPHHHVTQLNALKGAVGNPIELVLISLSVVALFDFSLAAIFCAISMGGVISGFAHANVRSNPPLFYSFFFTTIRHHSLHHTALSYEDTRCNYGNSVILFDRIFGTYRDGESAIVGQDDRRRLSIYEQFMFPFQPVIDRIGAGRNGERGNSKPSAG; from the coding sequence ATGGACCAGCCGCAGGGTAGCGATACCTCTACGACTTCCGCTGCGCAGGCACACGCCGCCGCAGGAACCAGCCCCGATGCGACGGGCCGCGGCATGGTCAGCACCGCCCTTGTCAACCTGATCCCGCCCGCCACTCTGGCGGCCGTCATCTGCTTCTGGGGCTTCGCGCCCAATGCCTGGGTCGAGGCTCCCTATACGCTGGTGATCGTCGCGGTCGCGATCATGGCGTGGATCCAGGGCCTGGAATGGGTGGCCGAACGGCACGAAGGCTGGCGCATCAATCGCCGCGAACTTGCGACCGACGTCTTCTACACGGTGCTGATGTACACGGTCATCGGCTGGGTCGCCACCAAGGTCGCCGAGGAGCCGCTGATGGCGCTCAAGGAACGGCTGGGCATCGCGACGCCGTGGCTGATGGAGCTGCCTTTCCTGGTCCAGGCGCTGATGGTGATCCTGCTGGTCGAATTCGGCCAGTACTGGATGCATCGGCTGATGCACAACGTGTATCCGCTGTGGCTGACCCATGCGCCGCATCACCACGTGACTCAGCTCAACGCGCTGAAGGGCGCGGTCGGCAATCCGATCGAGCTGGTGCTGATCAGCCTGAGCGTCGTGGCGCTGTTCGACTTCAGCCTGGCCGCGATCTTCTGCGCGATCAGCATGGGCGGCGTCATCTCGGGCTTCGCCCATGCCAATGTGCGGTCGAACCCGCCGCTGTTCTATTCGTTCTTCTTCACCACGATCCGCCACCACAGCCTGCACCATACCGCGCTCAGCTATGAGGATACGCGCTGCAACTATGGCAATTCGGTGATCTTGTTCGACCGCATCTTCGGCACCTATCGCGACGGGGAATCCGCGATCGTCGGCCAGGACGACCGCAGGCGCCTGTCGATCTATGAACAATTCATGTTTCCCTTCCAGCCCGTGATCGACCGGATCGGGGCGGGCCGGAACGGCGAGAGAGGCAATTCGAAACCCTCGGCGGGCTGA
- a CDS encoding MBL fold metallo-hydrolase — translation MDRRIFLACNAAAALPLSGAGVAYAQSLAGNGPPIDFTSNLPAPGGFPDRWICGSESCMDNTDPPWQVHWYNDHTAILRQNKAYSYEAPFAPLYFGNDRILLLDEGYVQLRNDCDLRGVVDATIDAWCERNGKNPQRMELLVAFSHLHADHYAAVNQFADRPNTRYMGLTHEEMVGFWGMTNFPEERVALDLGGREILIWGSPGHVISEFAYYDSYTQILYTGDMFYRGRCYISFWEPWLASMQRLIDFVDTHPVSHVMGCHVEISKDDQDYPYGLTWQPNEAPVQMSVQQLRDTFEFAKTVTEPGIYFTGTVFLCNQTRSMTTIDTYPYRYS, via the coding sequence ATGGACCGACGCATATTTCTTGCCTGCAATGCCGCCGCCGCGCTTCCCCTGTCGGGGGCGGGCGTGGCCTATGCCCAGTCGCTGGCCGGCAATGGCCCGCCGATCGATTTCACCAGCAACCTGCCCGCCCCGGGCGGCTTTCCCGACAGATGGATCTGCGGGTCGGAATCCTGCATGGATAACACCGACCCGCCCTGGCAGGTGCACTGGTACAACGACCACACCGCCATCCTGCGCCAGAACAAGGCCTATAGCTACGAGGCTCCCTTCGCCCCGCTGTATTTCGGGAACGACCGGATTCTGCTGCTGGACGAAGGCTATGTGCAGCTTCGCAACGACTGCGACCTGCGCGGTGTCGTCGATGCCACCATCGACGCATGGTGCGAGCGCAATGGCAAGAACCCGCAGCGCATGGAACTGCTGGTCGCGTTCAGCCATCTGCATGCCGACCATTATGCGGCGGTGAACCAGTTCGCAGACCGGCCCAACACGCGGTACATGGGGCTGACGCATGAGGAGATGGTCGGCTTCTGGGGCATGACCAATTTTCCCGAAGAGCGGGTTGCGCTGGACCTGGGCGGGCGAGAGATCCTGATCTGGGGATCGCCCGGCCACGTGATTTCCGAATTCGCCTATTACGACAGCTATACGCAGATCCTGTACACCGGCGACATGTTCTATCGCGGGCGCTGCTACATCAGCTTCTGGGAGCCGTGGCTGGCAAGCATGCAGCGGCTGATCGATTTCGTCGACACGCATCCGGTGAGCCACGTGATGGGCTGCCATGTCGAGATCAGCAAGGACGATCAGGATTACCCCTATGGCCTGACCTGGCAGCCGAACGAGGCGCCCGTCCAAATGTCGGTGCAGCAACTTCGCGACACGTTCGAATTCGCGAAGACGGTGACCGAGCCGGGCATCTATTTCACCGGCACCGTCTTCCTGTGCAACCAGACGCGCAGCATGACGACCATCGATACCTATCCCTATCGCTATAGCTGA